One Paraburkholderia phytofirmans OLGA172 genomic window carries:
- a CDS encoding exopolysaccharide biosynthesis protein produces the protein MFANVLIVCHANVCRSPAAEMLFKSRQRAASRSSSAPIAFHSAGLRAVNGHGMDPVMRRLLDEQGVASGIHYSRRLDRQLVRCADLVLVTERTQVGAVEALDPAARGKVYPLGKWEADSDVADPHGHVEADYRESLVLIEHLVMGWLKKIC, from the coding sequence ATGTTCGCCAACGTCCTGATCGTCTGCCACGCCAACGTGTGCCGTTCGCCCGCCGCCGAAATGCTGTTCAAGTCCCGGCAGCGCGCGGCGTCGCGCTCGTCCTCGGCGCCGATCGCGTTTCATTCGGCGGGCCTGCGTGCCGTGAACGGCCACGGCATGGACCCGGTGATGCGGCGCCTGCTCGACGAGCAGGGCGTCGCCTCCGGGATCCACTATTCGCGGCGCCTCGACCGCCAGCTCGTGCGTTGCGCCGACCTGGTGCTCGTCACCGAGCGCACCCAGGTGGGCGCGGTCGAAGCGCTCGATCCTGCCGCGCGCGGCAAGGTCTACCCACTCGGCAAATGGGAAGCCGACTCCGACGTCGCCGATCCGCACGGCCACGTGGAAGCCGACTATAGGGAGAGTCTCGTGCTCATCGAACATCTGGTCATGGGATGGCTGAAAAAAATATGCTGA
- a CDS encoding UDP-glucose dehydrogenase family protein — protein MNLTIIGSGYVGLVTGACLADIGHDVFCLDVDQRKIDVLNNGGVPIHEPGLQEIIARNRKAGRLTFSTDIKAAVAHGDIQFIAVGTPSDEDGSADLQYVLAAARNIGRHMTGFKVIVDKSTVPVGTASRVRDVIAEELAARNASHMFSVVSNPEFLKEGAAVEDFTRPDRIVLGCDEDAPGEKARELMKRLYAPFNRNRERTLYMDVRSAEFTKYAANAMLATRISYMNELANLADRVGADIEAVRRGIGSDPRIGYDFLYAGCGYGGSCFPKDVQALIRTAADHKANLRILEAVEAVNDTQKKILAHKIVDRLGEDLSDRTFGVWGLAFKPNTDDMREAPSRPLIAELLRRGARVKAYDPVAIDESKRVFALDLKDVPQQHARLSFVNEEMEAAEGADALVILTEWKAFKSPDFDSLKESLNTPLIFDGRNLYEPDALLELGIEYHAIGRQHALRHAPAKVGANGLPITAGSARSAHPVEVGR, from the coding sequence ATGAACCTGACGATCATCGGTAGTGGCTACGTAGGCCTCGTAACGGGCGCATGTCTGGCCGACATCGGCCACGACGTGTTCTGTCTCGACGTCGATCAGCGCAAGATCGACGTGCTCAACAACGGCGGCGTGCCGATCCATGAACCGGGTCTGCAGGAGATCATTGCGCGCAATCGCAAAGCAGGCCGTCTGACGTTTTCGACCGACATCAAGGCCGCGGTCGCGCACGGCGACATCCAGTTCATCGCGGTCGGGACGCCCTCCGACGAAGACGGCTCCGCCGACCTGCAATACGTGCTGGCCGCCGCACGCAACATCGGCCGCCATATGACGGGCTTCAAGGTGATCGTCGACAAATCGACGGTGCCGGTCGGCACGGCTTCGCGCGTGCGCGACGTAATCGCCGAGGAACTGGCTGCGCGCAACGCGAGCCACATGTTCTCCGTGGTGTCGAATCCGGAGTTCCTGAAAGAAGGCGCGGCCGTGGAAGATTTCACGCGGCCCGATCGCATCGTGCTCGGCTGCGACGAAGACGCGCCGGGCGAAAAAGCGCGCGAACTGATGAAGCGCCTCTATGCCCCGTTCAACCGCAATCGCGAGCGCACGCTGTACATGGACGTGCGCTCGGCCGAGTTCACCAAGTACGCGGCCAACGCGATGCTCGCCACACGTATCTCGTACATGAACGAACTCGCGAATCTCGCCGACCGCGTTGGCGCGGATATCGAAGCGGTGCGCCGCGGCATCGGTTCCGATCCACGGATCGGCTACGACTTCCTGTATGCCGGTTGCGGTTACGGCGGTTCGTGCTTCCCGAAAGACGTGCAGGCGCTGATTCGCACGGCAGCCGACCACAAGGCTAACTTGCGCATTCTCGAGGCGGTGGAAGCCGTCAACGACACGCAGAAAAAAATCCTCGCGCACAAGATCGTCGATCGTTTGGGCGAAGACCTGTCGGATCGCACCTTCGGCGTGTGGGGTCTCGCCTTCAAGCCGAACACGGACGACATGCGCGAAGCGCCGAGCCGTCCGCTGATCGCCGAACTGCTGCGCCGCGGCGCGCGCGTGAAGGCCTACGACCCGGTTGCGATCGACGAATCGAAGCGCGTGTTCGCACTCGATCTGAAAGACGTGCCGCAACAGCATGCGCGCCTGTCGTTCGTGAACGAGGAGATGGAAGCGGCCGAGGGCGCCGATGCACTGGTGATCCTCACCGAATGGAAGGCGTTCAAGAGTCCGGATTTCGATTCGCTCAAAGAGAGCCTCAACACGCCGCTGATTTTCGACGGCCGCAATCTGTACGAGCCGGACGCGCTGCTCGAACTCGGTATCGAGTATCACGCGATCGGCCGTCAGCACGCGCTGCGCCATGCGCCGGCGAAGGTCGGCGCGAACGGTCTGCCGATCACGGCCGGGTCGGCCCGCTCGGCCCACCCGGTCGAGGTCGGCCGGTAA
- a CDS encoding undecaprenyl-phosphate glucose phosphotransferase, which translates to MLSVLSRIIDIAMVALGAAIATAVHSGKLVWLDDVQSVSLAFDCLLVVVFFPALGIYQSWRGKPLYDLLWRVAGGWVMVEVTGVLISFSLHRSDSLSRLWLVYWAVATIALLIVTKVIVYSILRGLRREGFNQRAVAIVGGAPYGRFLIEQMRSRPEAGFSPVVVFDEDGTINPYEDPDASDSIEGVPVERDYARMLQLVRQRAIRELWLALPISKEKAIHRFVMDLKNDFVNIRFIPDVRSLTLFNQPMVDLLGVPAINLAASPITDLRVLPKRVFDRLFALAALTALSPAMLLIAVMVKLSSPGPVFFRQKRKGIDGNQFEIYKFRSMKMHKEEAGRITQATRRDPRITAVGAFLRRTSLDELPQFINVLRGEMSVVGPRPHALEHDDIYKDLVKGYMHRYRIKPGITGWAQINGYRGETDRIEKMMGRVKLDLYYMQHWTFWLDIKIVVLTLWKGFVGSNAY; encoded by the coding sequence ATGCTGAGCGTTCTATCGAGAATCATCGACATCGCTATGGTCGCGCTAGGCGCCGCCATTGCGACGGCCGTGCACAGCGGGAAATTGGTGTGGCTGGACGACGTCCAAAGCGTGTCGCTCGCGTTCGACTGCTTGCTGGTGGTGGTGTTTTTTCCCGCGCTGGGGATCTATCAGTCGTGGCGCGGCAAGCCGCTCTACGACCTGCTGTGGCGCGTCGCGGGCGGTTGGGTGATGGTCGAAGTCACCGGCGTGCTGATCAGCTTCAGCCTGCACCGCTCGGACAGCCTGTCGCGGCTATGGCTCGTGTACTGGGCAGTCGCCACGATCGCGCTGCTGATCGTCACCAAGGTGATCGTCTATTCGATCCTGCGCGGACTGCGCCGCGAAGGCTTCAATCAGCGCGCGGTGGCGATCGTCGGCGGCGCACCGTACGGGCGGTTCCTGATCGAACAGATGCGCAGCCGTCCGGAAGCGGGCTTTAGTCCCGTCGTGGTGTTCGATGAGGACGGCACGATCAACCCTTACGAAGACCCCGACGCGAGTGACTCGATCGAAGGCGTGCCGGTGGAGCGCGATTACGCGCGGATGCTTCAACTGGTGCGTCAGCGCGCGATTCGCGAGCTGTGGCTCGCGCTGCCGATCTCGAAGGAGAAGGCGATCCACCGTTTCGTGATGGACCTGAAGAACGACTTCGTGAACATCCGCTTCATTCCGGACGTGCGCAGCCTCACGCTCTTCAATCAGCCGATGGTCGATCTGCTCGGTGTGCCGGCGATCAACCTGGCCGCCTCGCCGATCACCGATCTGCGCGTGCTGCCCAAGCGCGTGTTCGACCGTCTGTTCGCGCTGGCGGCATTGACCGCGCTGTCGCCGGCGATGCTGCTGATCGCGGTGATGGTGAAGCTGAGCTCGCCGGGCCCGGTGTTTTTCCGCCAGAAGCGCAAAGGTATCGACGGCAACCAGTTCGAGATCTACAAGTTTCGCTCGATGAAGATGCACAAGGAAGAGGCCGGCCGGATCACCCAGGCCACGCGGCGCGATCCGCGCATCACGGCGGTCGGCGCGTTCCTGCGGCGTACCAGCCTCGACGAATTGCCGCAATTCATCAACGTGCTGCGCGGCGAGATGTCCGTGGTCGGTCCGCGCCCCCACGCGCTCGAACACGACGACATCTACAAGGATCTGGTGAAGGGCTACATGCACCGTTACCGGATCAAGCCGGGCATCACCGGATGGGCGCAGATCAACGGCTATCGCGGCGAAACCGACCGCATCGAAAAGATGATGGGCCGCGTCAAGCTCGATCTGTACTACATGCAGCACTGGACCTTCTGGCTCGACATCAAGATCGTCGTGCTGACGCTGTGGAAGGGCTTTGTGGGCAGCAACGCTTACTGA
- a CDS encoding mannose-1-phosphate guanylyltransferase/mannose-6-phosphate isomerase, translating to MTAPVTATPADTRSTQAMPLNVKLKVHPVILAGGSGTRLWPMSREQHPKQLIGLLGDDSLLQSTTRRLDGLEAGHPLAEQLVVVANEEQRFTTAEQLRTSGKPTRLILEPAGRDTAPALTVAALSIAAQDEDGIMVVMPADHAVTDIDGFHAAVAAGVQHAAAGHIVTMGIVPTRAETGYGYIRIGAALCMPNDARATDADAAGKIGAHKLDRFVEKPHLELAQRYIESQEYWWNSGIFIMRASTWLKAIRHFQPAIHEACEAAFAGGKADGDFFRLQRDAFSASPSNSIDYAVMEQLGNDQTAASGVVVPLQAGWSDVGSWDAIWDISEKDAHQNVGRGRVMFEGAASTFAHSEGRLIACVGTQDLVVVETADAILVADKSRVQDVKKIVGRIRNDGGLEAANHRKVHRPWGNYDSVDTGERFQVKRIVVKPGARLSLQMHHHRAEHWIVVRGTALVTRGEERFIVSENESAYIPLGVTHRLENPGKMPLEMIEVQSGSYLGEDDIVRFDDTYGRQ from the coding sequence ATGACAGCTCCGGTTACGGCCACTCCCGCCGACACCCGGTCCACGCAAGCTATGCCCCTTAACGTCAAACTCAAGGTTCATCCCGTGATTCTGGCGGGCGGCTCCGGTACACGGTTGTGGCCGATGTCGCGCGAACAGCATCCGAAACAACTGATTGGCCTGCTCGGCGACGACTCGCTGCTGCAGTCGACCACTCGTCGGCTCGACGGGCTCGAAGCCGGCCACCCGCTCGCGGAGCAGCTCGTCGTCGTGGCCAACGAGGAACAGCGTTTCACCACCGCCGAGCAATTGCGCACGAGCGGCAAGCCGACCCGGCTGATTCTCGAGCCCGCCGGGCGCGACACGGCGCCGGCGCTGACGGTGGCCGCCCTTTCGATCGCCGCGCAGGACGAGGACGGCATCATGGTCGTGATGCCCGCCGATCACGCCGTGACCGATATCGACGGTTTTCATGCGGCAGTGGCCGCCGGCGTACAGCATGCGGCTGCCGGCCATATCGTGACAATGGGCATCGTGCCGACGCGTGCGGAAACAGGCTATGGCTACATCCGCATCGGCGCAGCGCTCTGCATGCCTAACGACGCTCGCGCAACAGACGCCGATGCAGCCGGCAAGATCGGCGCGCACAAGCTCGATCGCTTCGTCGAAAAGCCCCATCTGGAATTGGCGCAGCGTTATATCGAATCGCAGGAGTACTGGTGGAACAGCGGCATTTTCATCATGCGCGCGTCGACCTGGCTGAAGGCGATCCGCCACTTCCAGCCGGCGATTCACGAAGCCTGCGAAGCGGCGTTCGCAGGCGGCAAAGCGGACGGCGATTTCTTCCGCCTGCAACGCGACGCGTTCAGCGCCTCGCCGTCGAATTCGATCGACTACGCGGTGATGGAGCAACTGGGTAACGATCAGACCGCCGCGTCCGGCGTGGTCGTGCCACTGCAGGCGGGCTGGTCGGACGTGGGCTCGTGGGACGCGATCTGGGACATCTCGGAGAAAGACGCCCACCAGAACGTGGGCCGCGGCCGCGTGATGTTCGAAGGGGCGGCTTCGACCTTCGCGCATTCGGAAGGACGCCTGATTGCCTGCGTCGGCACGCAGGATCTCGTGGTGGTCGAAACGGCCGATGCGATTCTGGTCGCGGACAAATCGCGCGTGCAGGACGTCAAGAAGATTGTCGGACGGATTCGCAACGATGGCGGGCTGGAGGCGGCCAACCATCGCAAGGTGCATCGCCCGTGGGGCAACTACGATTCCGTCGACACCGGCGAGCGCTTCCAGGTGAAACGCATCGTCGTGAAACCCGGTGCACGGCTTTCGTTGCAAATGCATCATCACCGCGCGGAACACTGGATCGTCGTGCGCGGCACCGCGCTCGTCACGCGGGGTGAAGAGCGCTTCATCGTCTCCGAAAACGAATCGGCTTATATTCCGCTGGGCGTCACCCACCGTCTCGAGAACCCGGGCAAGATGCCGCTCGAAATGATCGAGGTGCAGTCGGGTTCGTATCTCGGCGAAGACGATATCGTGCGCTTCGACGACACGTATGGACGTCAATGA
- a CDS encoding DUF6566 family protein, which yields MFFDELSNDEWALLAALVSDEPAVRLNRRGRPRAEPRIVANAVLWILTTGEPWSKLPGRYPSGPTCRRRFEEWQLNGTLLEMVRLLSQTGRTFAYVPQPAPPVTAKPAAPVAETPSVRDESLRGVSWKSPESWQAPGVSSSLSNWRPADPIADITRQLSGLTNVPPVSRASSASSSPSSLAARPAVRAGVQGTHEARAVDAAMHSLDSAIASARRTQQLEEQRSPLSMNLAPRGTQVADRRGYVIYVAAEQVPNAMYRAWAEIMKDGKRVERSGLVGPRFEEADEAERYALEWARQWIDRECRTQAAADAAPAVNAAAARPLPAMRHVPAPVTVNHGGPLHSPFNAFRGPLRRYPSEPAAPATESSESDRFPLYPELISQAG from the coding sequence ATGTTTTTTGATGAGCTAAGCAATGACGAATGGGCGCTGCTAGCAGCGCTTGTGTCCGATGAGCCGGCCGTTCGTCTGAACCGACGCGGACGGCCCCGCGCCGAACCGCGCATCGTGGCGAATGCCGTCCTGTGGATTTTGACAACTGGCGAACCCTGGTCGAAGCTGCCGGGGCGCTATCCGTCGGGCCCCACATGCCGGCGCCGTTTTGAAGAATGGCAGTTGAACGGCACCCTCCTCGAGATGGTTCGGCTGTTGTCGCAAACCGGGCGCACCTTCGCGTACGTCCCGCAACCGGCACCGCCCGTCACGGCCAAACCGGCAGCACCGGTAGCGGAAACCCCCAGCGTGCGCGACGAAAGTCTGCGTGGTGTGTCGTGGAAGAGCCCCGAATCGTGGCAAGCGCCCGGTGTCTCGAGCAGCCTGAGCAACTGGCGTCCGGCCGATCCGATCGCCGATATCACACGCCAGTTGTCCGGGCTGACGAACGTGCCGCCGGTGTCCCGTGCATCTTCGGCGTCTTCGTCGCCCTCGTCACTCGCAGCACGGCCTGCCGTGCGCGCCGGTGTGCAAGGCACGCACGAAGCGCGAGCGGTGGACGCGGCCATGCATAGTCTGGATTCGGCCATTGCTTCGGCACGCCGCACGCAACAGCTTGAGGAGCAGCGCAGCCCGCTGTCGATGAATCTCGCGCCGCGCGGCACGCAGGTCGCCGACCGGCGCGGCTATGTGATCTACGTTGCGGCGGAGCAGGTTCCCAACGCCATGTATCGCGCGTGGGCGGAGATCATGAAGGACGGCAAACGCGTCGAGCGTTCCGGCCTCGTCGGCCCGCGCTTTGAAGAGGCCGACGAAGCGGAGCGATACGCGCTCGAATGGGCGCGGCAGTGGATCGACCGCGAATGCCGCACACAGGCTGCAGCCGACGCCGCACCGGCAGTCAACGCGGCGGCGGCGCGCCCGTTGCCGGCCATGCGTCATGTACCGGCGCCGGTCACGGTGAATCACGGCGGCCCTTTGCACAGTCCTTTCAATGCGTTCCGTGGACCGCTGCGCCGTTACCCCAGCGAACCGGCAGCGCCTGCGACCGAAAGCAGTGAATCAGATCGTTTCCCGCTGTACCCGGAACTCATCTCCCAAGCGGGATGA
- a CDS encoding YciI-like protein, whose amino-acid sequence MHYLLIYDLVPDYLERRGAYRDAHLTLAWAAAARGELQLAGALTEPVDTAVLLFEGDSPAAAEAFARADPYVLAGLVANWRVRQWMTVVGAGAANPVR is encoded by the coding sequence ATGCACTATCTGTTGATCTATGACCTCGTACCGGACTACCTCGAACGGCGTGGCGCGTATCGCGACGCCCATCTGACGCTCGCCTGGGCAGCAGCGGCGCGCGGTGAATTACAACTGGCCGGCGCGTTGACCGAGCCCGTGGACACTGCCGTGCTGCTCTTCGAAGGCGACTCTCCTGCAGCCGCCGAAGCTTTTGCCAGAGCCGATCCGTATGTGCTCGCGGGGCTCGTGGCGAACTGGCGCGTACGCCAATGGATGACTGTGGTGGGTGCGGGCGCGGCGAACCCGGTGCGCTAG
- a CDS encoding PsiF family protein: protein MKIQSAIATLVLGAVLVSPVFAQNSQQTKMADCNKQAGDKKGDDRKAFMKTCLSAKPAAAAPMSQQDKMKACNTQAGDKKGDDRKTFMKTCLSSAPAN, encoded by the coding sequence ATGAAAATCCAATCCGCTATCGCTACGCTGGTGCTGGGTGCTGTCCTCGTATCGCCGGTGTTCGCGCAGAACAGCCAGCAAACGAAAATGGCCGACTGTAACAAGCAGGCCGGCGACAAGAAAGGCGACGACCGCAAGGCGTTCATGAAGACCTGCCTGTCCGCCAAGCCGGCTGCCGCAGCACCGATGAGCCAGCAGGACAAGATGAAGGCGTGCAACACGCAAGCCGGCGACAAGAAGGGCGACGACCGCAAGACGTTCATGAAGACCTGCCTGTCGTCCGCGCCGGCTAACTGA
- a CDS encoding YSC84-related protein, translated as MQRRNFMLKTTAALAFGGLALTGCTTTSSSPSTPSTDASKRQSIDASVDGTISRLFTTVKGSRELVSKARGVLVFPSVLQAGFIVGGQYGEGALRVGGGTVGYYSTVSGSLGLTAGAQSKAIIFLFMTQDSLDTFRNADGWSAGGDASVALVKMGANGAIDTTTATAPVEVFVLTNSGLMADISLQGTKVSRLKI; from the coding sequence ATGCAAAGACGAAACTTCATGTTGAAGACGACCGCTGCGCTCGCTTTCGGAGGCCTTGCCCTCACCGGTTGCACGACCACCAGCAGCAGTCCAAGCACGCCCTCCACTGATGCATCCAAACGCCAGTCGATCGATGCCAGCGTCGACGGCACCATCTCGCGCCTGTTCACGACCGTGAAAGGTTCGCGCGAACTCGTCTCCAAGGCGCGCGGCGTACTGGTGTTCCCGTCGGTGCTGCAAGCGGGCTTCATCGTCGGCGGCCAGTATGGCGAAGGTGCGCTGCGCGTCGGCGGCGGCACAGTGGGTTACTACAGCACGGTTTCCGGCTCGCTCGGTCTGACGGCAGGCGCGCAGTCGAAGGCCATCATCTTCCTGTTCATGACGCAGGACTCGCTCGACACATTCCGCAACGCCGACGGCTGGTCGGCGGGCGGCGACGCCTCCGTCGCGCTGGTGAAGATGGGCGCCAACGGCGCGATCGACACGACCACGGCAACCGCCCCGGTCGAAGTATTCGTGCTGACCAACTCCGGCCTGATGGCCGATATCTCGCTGCAGGGCACCAAGGTGTCGCGCCTGAAAATCTAG
- a CDS encoding glycosyltransferase family 4 protein, translating to MKIAQIAPLTESVPPKLYGGTERVVSYITEALVDLGHDVTLFASGDSVTSAKLEPVWPRALRLDPGIRDRIAPHMLLMELVRRQAENFDVLHFHLDYYSFSVFKRQETPFVTTMHGRLDLPEQQPVFDTFNTAPVISISNSQRHPLPQAKWLTTVYHGLPEQLYTPQPVEQKYLAFLGRISPEKRVDTAIRIAGRCGMPIRIAAKVDAADHEYFEREIRPLLDLPHVEFIGEIADNQKAEFLSGAHALLFPIDWPEPFGLVMIEAMACGTPVIAFNRGSVPEVLDDGVTGFIVEDEIGAVAAVNRLHKVPRAGVRQRFEERFTSHRMAQQYVDAYQSVIRAQKRSRFKVIDTSGS from the coding sequence ATGAAGATTGCGCAGATCGCCCCTTTGACCGAATCGGTGCCGCCAAAGCTATACGGCGGCACAGAGCGCGTCGTGTCCTACATCACCGAGGCGCTGGTCGACCTCGGCCATGACGTTACGCTATTCGCGAGCGGCGATTCCGTCACGAGCGCAAAGCTCGAACCGGTATGGCCGCGCGCGCTGCGTCTGGATCCGGGGATCCGCGATCGCATCGCGCCCCATATGCTGTTGATGGAACTGGTGCGCCGCCAGGCCGAAAACTTCGACGTGCTGCATTTTCACCTCGACTACTACTCGTTTTCGGTCTTCAAGCGTCAGGAGACCCCCTTCGTCACGACGATGCATGGCCGCCTCGACTTGCCCGAGCAGCAGCCGGTATTCGACACTTTCAATACCGCGCCGGTGATCTCGATTTCGAATTCGCAGCGTCATCCGTTGCCGCAGGCCAAGTGGCTCACAACCGTCTATCACGGTCTGCCGGAGCAGCTCTACACGCCGCAGCCCGTCGAGCAGAAGTACCTCGCGTTTCTGGGCCGTATCTCGCCGGAAAAACGGGTCGATACCGCAATCCGGATTGCCGGGCGCTGCGGGATGCCGATTCGCATCGCCGCGAAGGTGGATGCCGCCGACCACGAATATTTCGAGCGTGAGATCCGGCCGTTGCTGGACTTGCCGCATGTCGAGTTCATCGGCGAGATCGCGGATAACCAGAAGGCCGAGTTTCTATCGGGCGCGCATGCGCTGCTCTTCCCGATCGACTGGCCGGAGCCGTTCGGCCTCGTGATGATCGAAGCGATGGCGTGCGGCACGCCGGTGATTGCGTTTAACCGCGGCTCGGTGCCGGAAGTGCTGGACGACGGTGTGACCGGCTTTATCGTCGAAGACGAGATCGGTGCGGTGGCGGCGGTCAATCGCCTGCATAAAGTGCCGCGGGCGGGTGTGCGGCAACGCTTCGAAGAGCGCTTCACGTCGCACCGGATGGCGCAGCAGTATGTTGACGCGTATCAGTCGGTGATTCGCGCGCAGAAGCGCTCGCGCTTCAAGGTGATCGATACGTCGGGGAGCTGA
- the otsA gene encoding alpha,alpha-trehalose-phosphate synthase (UDP-forming), producing MGRLIVVSNRVATPTETKGSAGGLAVGVFGALKDAGGVWFGWSGDVVSETVANAGPTLEQDGAVTFATVGLTRKDYDQYYRGFSNATLWPVFHYRNDLARYEREEYAGYRRVNAWLAHKLIRLLEPDDVLWIHDYHLIPFAEALRSEGVTNRIGFFLHIPFPAPQILLNIPPHEELVKSLSCYDLLGFQTTTDELAFHDYVTRHARGTVSGGNQVEAFGRKLRTGVYRIGVFPDEIAEQAKRYESRQHVLDLKQSLEGRKLIMSVDRLDYSKGLVERFRAFEQLLERSPEWRGNVTLVQIAPPTRSDVATYQKIRQDLEYEAGRINGRYSGLDYTPIRYLNQQYDRWKLMSLFRESQIGFVTPLHDGMNLVAKEYVAAQNPDDPGVLVLSIFAGAAAELTGALLVNPHDAIGMCEALQRALQMPLDARQQRHEINMAALRKNDLGVWRDTFLNDLRNVPVQKPGKGGGHK from the coding sequence ATGGGCCGACTGATCGTCGTGTCGAATCGCGTCGCAACACCGACGGAAACCAAAGGATCGGCGGGTGGCCTTGCGGTCGGCGTGTTCGGCGCGCTGAAGGATGCAGGAGGCGTGTGGTTCGGCTGGAGCGGCGACGTGGTGAGCGAGACCGTCGCCAACGCTGGTCCGACGCTGGAGCAGGACGGTGCCGTGACCTTCGCGACCGTCGGGCTGACGCGCAAGGACTACGACCAGTACTACCGCGGCTTTTCGAATGCGACGCTGTGGCCGGTATTCCACTATCGCAACGACCTCGCGCGTTACGAGCGCGAAGAGTACGCGGGCTACCGGCGCGTCAACGCATGGCTCGCGCACAAGCTGATCAGGCTGCTCGAGCCCGATGACGTGCTCTGGATTCACGACTACCATCTGATCCCGTTCGCCGAAGCGCTGCGCTCCGAAGGCGTCACGAACCGCATCGGCTTTTTCCTGCACATTCCGTTTCCCGCGCCGCAGATTCTGCTCAACATTCCACCGCACGAAGAGTTGGTGAAATCGCTGTCGTGCTATGACCTGCTGGGCTTCCAGACCACGACCGATGAACTCGCTTTCCACGACTACGTGACACGCCACGCGCGCGGCACCGTCAGCGGCGGCAATCAGGTCGAAGCCTTCGGCCGCAAGTTGCGTACGGGCGTCTATCGGATCGGCGTATTCCCCGATGAAATCGCCGAACAGGCCAAGCGCTACGAAAGCCGCCAGCACGTACTCGATCTGAAGCAGAGTCTGGAGGGCCGCAAGCTGATCATGAGCGTCGACCGGCTCGATTACTCGAAGGGGCTCGTTGAACGGTTTCGTGCGTTCGAGCAGTTGCTGGAACGCTCGCCCGAATGGCGCGGCAACGTCACGCTTGTGCAGATTGCGCCGCCGACCCGGTCGGACGTCGCCACGTATCAGAAGATCCGCCAGGATCTTGAATACGAAGCGGGGCGCATCAACGGCCGTTATTCGGGCCTCGACTACACGCCGATCCGCTATCTGAATCAGCAGTACGACCGCTGGAAGCTGATGTCGCTGTTTCGCGAGTCGCAGATCGGCTTTGTGACGCCCTTGCACGACGGTATGAACCTGGTCGCGAAGGAGTACGTCGCCGCGCAAAATCCTGACGATCCTGGCGTGCTGGTGTTGTCGATCTTCGCGGGCGCGGCCGCGGAGCTGACCGGCGCGCTGCTGGTCAATCCGCACGATGCGATCGGCATGTGCGAGGCCTTGCAGCGTGCCTTGCAAATGCCGCTCGATGCGCGCCAGCAGCGTCACGAGATCAACATGGCGGCGCTGCGCAAGAACGATCTCGGCGTGTGGCGCGATACCTTCCTGAACGATTTGCGCAATGTGCCCGTGCAGAAGCCTGGCAAAGGCGGTGGGCATAAGTGA
- a CDS encoding Rap1a/Tai family immunity protein gives MLRALIFASALAVPLSAAAFTGGDLNKLCTKTDIASRSACAAYIEGAADGIFNTIDAIGGTTGPRVGQYYCLPADARSAQLTDAVRKYIAENPIVAGYNASTAISLGLGKAFPCRSGN, from the coding sequence ATGCTGCGGGCTTTGATTTTCGCCAGCGCGCTTGCCGTACCGCTATCGGCAGCCGCGTTTACAGGGGGCGACCTCAACAAGCTGTGCACGAAGACCGATATTGCATCGCGTAGTGCGTGTGCCGCGTATATCGAAGGCGCTGCCGACGGTATCTTCAACACGATCGACGCAATCGGCGGCACCACCGGCCCGCGCGTCGGCCAGTACTACTGCCTGCCGGCGGACGCGCGCTCGGCGCAACTGACCGACGCGGTACGCAAGTACATCGCCGAGAACCCGATCGTTGCGGGCTATAACGCCAGTACGGCGATCTCGCTGGGACTCGGCAAGGCATTTCCTTGCAGAAGCGGCAACTGA